A genomic stretch from Sphingobacterium sp. ML3W includes:
- a CDS encoding plastocyanin/azurin family copper-binding protein — protein MKKLFMIPAVAVALSIASCGGNSEKSGKSASTESTTSTENQATETIPGIENVAISNSLSLEGNDQMKFDKDLFRVKAGEPVELSFKNAGTMPKESMGHNVVILKPGVDLPTFGAEAAAAVADEYIPKSALSSIVSHTKLLGPGETDKITFTLEKGVYSFICSFPGHYGVMQGKIVAE, from the coding sequence ATGAAAAAACTTTTTATGATACCAGCAGTTGCAGTTGCTTTGTCAATTGCATCTTGTGGCGGAAACAGTGAGAAGTCTGGCAAATCAGCTAGTACAGAATCGACAACTTCAACAGAAAATCAAGCGACAGAAACAATACCTGGAATTGAAAACGTGGCTATTTCTAACAGCTTATCTTTAGAAGGTAACGATCAGATGAAATTTGACAAGGATTTATTCCGTGTTAAAGCTGGCGAGCCAGTAGAATTATCCTTCAAAAATGCGGGTACCATGCCAAAAGAATCTATGGGACATAATGTTGTCATCCTTAAACCAGGTGTAGATCTTCCAACTTTCGGTGCTGAAGCTGCAGCAGCGGTTGCTGACGAGTATATTCCAAAATCAGCGTTATCCTCTATCGTTTCCCACACAAAATTATTGGGTCCTGGTGAAACAGATAAAATTACATTTACACTTGAAAAAGGAGTATATTCTTTCATCTGTAGTTTCCCTGGTCATTACGGTGTAATGCAAGGAAAAATCGTTGCAGAATAA
- a CDS encoding Maf family protein, producing MMLKNLKNKTVILGSQSPRRKQLLSGLGIEFEVEVRETDEYVDPSLSATEAVRQIALQKVKAFADKSDCLVICADTVVVSTAGEILGKPKTETEAMQTLENLSGKKHLVITAVATQWQGIVHSFVETTTVYFHVLDRDEIDYYVTNFSPLDKAGSYGIQEWIGLIGIEKIEGEYNNVVGLPTARLYQELKKLI from the coding sequence ATGATGTTGAAAAATTTAAAGAATAAAACGGTTATCTTGGGTTCTCAATCGCCTAGACGGAAACAGTTATTATCAGGATTAGGAATCGAGTTTGAGGTAGAGGTTCGGGAGACTGATGAGTATGTTGATCCGAGTCTTTCTGCCACTGAGGCAGTTCGTCAGATCGCATTGCAAAAAGTGAAAGCTTTTGCGGATAAATCGGACTGTTTGGTTATCTGTGCAGATACCGTTGTTGTTTCAACAGCTGGTGAGATTTTGGGAAAACCAAAGACTGAGACTGAAGCCATGCAGACTTTAGAGAATTTATCCGGAAAGAAGCATTTGGTTATCACTGCTGTCGCTACACAGTGGCAAGGTATTGTACATTCCTTTGTGGAAACGACAACAGTCTATTTCCATGTCTTGGATCGGGATGAGATAGACTATTATGTTACTAATTTTTCTCCACTTGATAAAGCTGGGTCTTATGGTATTCAGGAATGGATTGGTTTAATTGGCATAGAGAAGATAGAAGGTGAATATAATAATGTGGTGGGGCTTCCAACAGCACGGTTATATCAGGAACTGAAAAAGTTAATATAA
- a CDS encoding chemotaxis protein CheB: MERKILLLAGSAGGFSVILNILKALERPIQIPVIVIVHRNPKYASSIEDTLSKALLQKIKTADDKETIADGTIYFAPAGYHLLIEPDYSFSLDISEPVQYSRPSIDVTFESAAEVYKENCTAILFSGANQDGAEGLLMIKKYGGSTFVQDPLDAEVPIMPKAAIELNAQDKILTIAEIKDYIMQLT; the protein is encoded by the coding sequence ATGGAACGGAAAATTCTTTTATTAGCGGGATCTGCAGGCGGGTTTAGCGTTATTTTAAACATCCTAAAAGCCTTGGAACGTCCTATTCAAATACCGGTCATCGTTATTGTGCACAGAAACCCTAAATATGCATCGAGCATTGAAGATACATTATCAAAAGCGTTATTGCAGAAAATAAAAACAGCAGATGATAAAGAAACTATAGCAGATGGAACAATCTATTTTGCCCCCGCGGGTTATCATTTGCTCATCGAGCCTGATTATAGCTTTTCTTTAGATATCTCTGAACCCGTTCAATATTCAAGACCATCAATTGATGTAACCTTCGAATCTGCAGCCGAAGTCTATAAAGAAAACTGTACCGCTATTTTATTTTCTGGAGCTAATCAGGACGGCGCGGAAGGGTTGTTGATGATTAAAAAATATGGTGGTAGCACTTTTGTACAAGATCCACTGGATGCTGAGGTCCCAATTATGCCAAAGGCGGCCATAGAATTAAATGCGCAAGATAAGATCTTAACAATAGCCGAAATAAAAGATTACATCATGCAATTAACCTAA
- a CDS encoding protein-glutamate O-methyltransferase CheR produces the protein MVELSNKIAAMITFEELEEIIDIIKNLHGYDVSGYTRSSLKRRVTRIMELNKLDLVELKSKLINQPGFSTYLLQEITVNVTEMFRDPEFYKALKNDVFPYLATYPHIKLWSAGCSTGEEVYSLAILLKEAGLYQRSFIYGTDINTKVLEKAKRGIYSLAKVKDYSENFIKTDPKSSLSEYYTAMYNAATINNSLKKNVLFSQHSLVSDRVFNEFQLITCRNVLIYFDTNLQEKVLDLFYNSLCHLGFLCLGSKESLINYKNAAKFKVVNKKHNIYQKIG, from the coding sequence ATGGTTGAGTTAAGCAATAAAATAGCAGCAATGATCACTTTTGAAGAGTTGGAGGAAATTATTGACATTATCAAAAACCTCCACGGCTACGATGTTTCCGGATATACAAGGTCATCCTTAAAGCGGCGTGTTACCAGAATTATGGAGCTCAATAAGCTAGATCTGGTCGAATTAAAATCCAAATTAATTAACCAACCAGGCTTCAGTACTTATCTTTTACAGGAAATTACGGTCAATGTGACTGAAATGTTTAGAGATCCGGAATTTTACAAAGCATTAAAAAATGATGTATTCCCTTATCTGGCCACCTATCCTCATATCAAGTTGTGGAGTGCAGGTTGTTCCACAGGGGAAGAAGTTTACTCATTGGCAATTCTACTAAAAGAAGCTGGGCTCTATCAGCGTTCGTTTATCTATGGAACGGATATCAACACAAAAGTATTGGAAAAAGCCAAAAGAGGCATTTATTCTTTAGCAAAGGTGAAAGACTACTCTGAGAATTTCATTAAAACGGATCCCAAAAGTTCTTTATCCGAGTATTATACCGCGATGTACAATGCCGCCACGATAAATAATAGCCTCAAGAAGAATGTTCTTTTTTCCCAACACAGTTTGGTTTCAGATCGGGTATTTAATGAATTTCAGTTGATCACATGCCGTAATGTGTTGATTTATTTTGACACAAACCTCCAGGAAAAGGTGTTGGATTTATTTTATAATTCACTCTGTCACCTTGGTTTTTTATGTCTGGGTTCAAAAGAATCTCTGATTAACTACAAAAATGCAGCAAAATTTAAGGTCGTAAATAAAAAGCACAACATTTATCAAAAAATAGGTTAG
- a CDS encoding TonB-dependent receptor: MNQILKQIYTTTLLLLFSFAIAQAQSDSTRTLTVAGNCAMCKKRIETAAKLQGVESAVWNASDNLLHLKYNAKKVELETIKKNIAQVGHDVDNLVASDESYAKLHECCMYPRLENGEVPEKKAVPTEAGHHDHPHTVTGVVVEENEKGDLKPIVGANLHWANLPSRNTRSNENGVFKLEHKEGFDKLVVSYVGMKSDTITIKDLHEVVMITAKGNVLMEVEVKGTRKSTYIDRMTPARLEVLTGKELFKAACCDLSESFETNASVDVISADAVTGSKQIQMLGLSGIYTQLTVENLPGPRGLASPLGLNSIAGTWIESIQIAKGVGSVANGYESMAGQINVELKKPQNSERLFFNAYANNMGRTDVNLNLSQKIGQHWSTSVLLHDNFMYNKSMNFSHNGFRDVPVGNLFSGVNRWLYENGKGLMVQFGVKYLNDDRTGGQIDFNKKTDKGTTNRYGLGFDIERVEGFAKIGYVFPENKHRSIGLQLAGSNYNQKSYFGLKNYNSEQQNGYANLLFQDIIGTVAHKYRVGASINYDNYDEWYLTDQNFKRKEVVSGAFAEYTFSPSEKFDAVVGLRQDYNSLYGWFTTPRLNLRYAPITGTTFRASSGRGQRTANIFAENTAVLASSRRLIIQSQDIYNRAYGLQPEVSWNTGIAVDQNMRVFGREASASVEFFHNSFSNQVVVDYENPREISFYNLTGKSFSNSLQTEFRFMPAPHFETRLAYRLLDVQTDFQSGRKTKPLLAKHRGFVNLAYNHHSGWSLDYTLNVVGPKRIPSTMDNPVEYQMPTESKTYATMNAQISKTFGKDKNFTVYLGGENLSNYFQKTPILAADQPFGNYFDTSMLWGPLTGRMFYTGVRYFIK, encoded by the coding sequence ATGAATCAAATTTTAAAACAAATATATACTACAACCCTCTTATTGTTATTTTCCTTCGCAATTGCGCAGGCACAAAGCGACAGCACAAGAACGCTTACTGTAGCCGGTAACTGTGCGATGTGTAAAAAAAGGATCGAAACTGCTGCAAAATTACAAGGTGTCGAAAGCGCTGTATGGAACGCGAGTGATAATTTGCTACATCTCAAATACAATGCAAAAAAAGTTGAACTGGAAACAATCAAAAAGAATATTGCCCAAGTCGGACACGATGTAGACAATCTGGTTGCAAGTGACGAATCCTATGCAAAGCTTCATGAATGTTGTATGTATCCCAGATTGGAAAATGGAGAGGTTCCTGAAAAAAAGGCAGTACCTACCGAAGCTGGACATCATGATCATCCACATACCGTGACAGGTGTTGTTGTCGAAGAGAATGAAAAGGGAGATCTAAAACCTATTGTTGGAGCTAATTTACATTGGGCAAATTTGCCAAGCAGAAATACCCGAAGCAATGAGAATGGTGTATTTAAGTTAGAACACAAAGAAGGTTTTGACAAGCTTGTTGTTAGTTACGTTGGTATGAAATCCGATACGATTACAATTAAAGACTTACATGAGGTCGTCATGATTACAGCCAAAGGTAATGTGCTAATGGAGGTCGAAGTCAAAGGAACGCGTAAATCCACTTATATTGATCGTATGACACCTGCAAGACTGGAGGTTCTGACTGGGAAAGAATTATTTAAAGCGGCCTGTTGTGATTTAAGTGAAAGCTTTGAGACCAATGCCTCAGTGGATGTGATAAGTGCTGATGCTGTAACTGGTAGTAAACAGATTCAGATGCTAGGTCTAAGTGGTATATATACCCAATTGACGGTCGAAAACTTACCAGGACCGCGTGGTCTAGCTTCACCATTGGGATTAAATTCCATTGCTGGTACTTGGATCGAATCCATTCAAATTGCAAAAGGCGTTGGTTCCGTAGCTAATGGGTACGAAAGTATGGCCGGTCAGATCAACGTTGAACTGAAAAAACCTCAAAACTCCGAAAGGCTGTTTTTTAATGCCTATGCCAATAATATGGGACGTACCGATGTGAATTTGAATCTTTCACAAAAAATAGGTCAACATTGGTCCACATCAGTTTTATTACACGACAACTTTATGTACAATAAATCCATGAATTTTAGCCACAATGGATTCCGGGATGTTCCAGTTGGTAATCTCTTCTCTGGTGTAAACAGATGGCTCTATGAGAATGGTAAAGGTTTAATGGTACAATTTGGCGTGAAGTATTTAAATGATGATCGTACCGGTGGACAGATAGATTTTAACAAAAAAACAGATAAAGGAACAACCAATCGTTATGGTCTTGGTTTTGACATCGAACGTGTTGAAGGCTTTGCTAAAATCGGTTATGTATTTCCAGAAAACAAACACCGCAGTATTGGCTTACAGTTAGCCGGTTCCAACTACAATCAAAAAAGTTATTTCGGATTAAAAAACTACAATTCTGAGCAACAGAATGGCTATGCTAACCTACTGTTCCAGGATATTATAGGTACAGTAGCCCATAAATATCGTGTAGGTGCCTCTATCAATTACGATAACTACGATGAATGGTATTTAACAGATCAAAATTTCAAACGTAAAGAAGTCGTTTCCGGTGCTTTTGCGGAATATACCTTCAGTCCATCCGAAAAATTTGATGCAGTAGTGGGGCTACGTCAAGATTACAACTCATTGTATGGATGGTTTACCACACCACGATTAAATTTACGCTATGCTCCTATTACTGGAACTACATTTCGTGCAAGCTCAGGAAGAGGTCAGCGTACAGCAAATATCTTTGCGGAGAATACAGCCGTTTTGGCTAGTAGTAGAAGACTGATCATTCAGTCCCAGGATATTTATAATAGAGCCTATGGCCTGCAACCAGAAGTCTCTTGGAACACAGGGATTGCAGTAGATCAAAACATGCGCGTATTTGGAAGAGAAGCCTCTGCCTCAGTTGAATTTTTCCATAACAGCTTTTCCAATCAGGTTGTGGTCGATTACGAGAATCCAAGAGAAATCAGTTTTTACAACTTAACAGGAAAATCATTTTCCAACAGTTTGCAGACAGAATTTAGATTTATGCCTGCCCCACATTTTGAAACGAGATTAGCTTACCGTCTATTGGATGTCCAGACCGACTTTCAGAGTGGAAGAAAAACTAAACCCTTGTTAGCTAAACACCGTGGTTTTGTCAATTTAGCCTATAATCATCATTCCGGATGGAGCTTAGATTATACATTAAATGTTGTTGGACCAAAGCGTATACCTTCAACCATGGACAACCCAGTTGAATACCAGATGCCAACCGAATCAAAAACGTATGCTACAATGAATGCGCAGATCAGCAAAACATTTGGAAAGGATAAAAACTTCACTGTTTATTTAGGAGGGGAAAATCTTTCAAACTATTTCCAGAAAACACCAATCCTTGCAGCGGATCAACCCTTTGGAAATTACTTCGATACCTCCATGCTATGGGGCCCTTTAACAGGACGAATGTTCTATACAGGTGTACGCTATTTCATAAAATAG
- a CDS encoding HAD hydrolase family protein gives MVLTEFKTIKGFVLDVDGVLTDGTVQVNERGEQLRTFNIKDGYAMQLAIKKGYPIFVITGGASKGVELRLHGLGVKEIHSRVSDKLSLLKALANTYNLGLDQLMYIGDDIPDFSCMRSVGLAVSPADAVEEIKKISHYISGFNGGKGVVRELIEKVLKIQGNWYEDETIKSI, from the coding sequence ATGGTACTGACTGAATTTAAAACGATAAAAGGATTTGTATTGGATGTGGACGGCGTATTGACAGATGGAACTGTACAAGTTAACGAGAGGGGAGAACAGCTGCGAACTTTTAATATCAAAGATGGATATGCGATGCAATTGGCTATAAAAAAAGGATATCCAATCTTTGTCATTACTGGTGGAGCTTCAAAAGGGGTGGAACTGCGTCTTCATGGGTTGGGGGTTAAAGAAATTCACTCCCGTGTTTCAGATAAACTTTCGCTATTGAAAGCATTGGCTAATACGTATAATCTTGGACTTGATCAATTGATGTATATCGGGGATGATATTCCTGATTTTAGTTGCATGCGATCTGTTGGTTTGGCTGTGTCGCCGGCGGATGCTGTGGAGGAAATTAAGAAGATATCGCATTACATTTCTGGTTTTAATGGTGGAAAAGGAGTCGTACGGGAACTGATCGAAAAAGTACTTAAAATACAAGGGAATTGGTATGAGGATGAAACGATAAAAAGCATTTAA
- a CDS encoding response regulator, producing MDQKNYRKQITIGVIISFSLIFISALYFFISLHHILDNERNIVRIAENRFNIINEIRSNIDDVNDIKHHYFAKRDPALFIPYQLERKQTDELLRAISKVDEMYEVSPHVIETLRNEIVLFYDFDKDIAYAKTNNDTSAPYIHEQKTAIFNQIDILSRDLLDQRANRLENSRNDLQLAQNITYLFIAIGLSGFFYILAKIFSISKVLRSTVKSQQESNNRLQLLQDQTNNDNWILNAINHIDEQLRGDYSDKKIAAISLNAITDMTKALGGTVYVFDDTYQEYQLCHKIGIASTQQVKKSIKENDGILGEVANKHVVVKIKDIDHAHLVLETSLSKRIETEIYIIPFTYENHCVGLMEICCPLVNEKEEQLRFNFLDKVKGNIAIILKVAQTHGKLADLYEELQQQTEELEAQQEELRTTNEELIHKTHLLEASEEELRVQQEELIQTNNELDEKAKLLFAQNEDLEKARQAIAQKIEEVELSSKYKSEFMANMSHELRTPLNSILILAKLLQDNKKENLNDDQIKYASVIHSAGSDLLHLINELLDLAKIESGKVEVQKEHINTNYLVNYIKDFFHDTAESKIIKFNVEIDGDTPQEFIGDEHRIQQVLKNLLSNAFKFTGENGTVSLKINVEDGTIYFTVQDNGIGIAPEKQELIFDAFKQEDGSTSRKYGGTGLGLSICREIASLLKGRITLNSKVDEGSVFIFSLPLEADAQDGKISELPVIETNTTIAYPQLEDITIGKDQSIDNSRKNNKLLIIEDDFIFADILKDYAVQNGYDVYISYDGQDGLNKARNLMPAAIILDIMLPKMDGWEVLRNLKKATSTKDIPVHMMSAGTFLHDEPISAGAIGFMSKPVSEESLAETFLKIKASTSHPIKKILLVEDQEIQSDFIKQSLEEQNIQIFQAFDAQQALDLLIQEKIFDCIIMDLNLPDKSGIELLNEIKSNSEFKDLPIIINTAMELNPEQTSEILQHSQAMVLKSAKSNNRLIDEVNLFLNKIRSSKTEYHSFNNSSSVLVENNLASKTVLLADDDMRNIFALSTAFESYDMKIEIANNGQEALDILARNEHIDLVLMDIMMPVMDGYEAIEKIRENKKFSNLPIIAVTAKAMKGDREKTIAVGANDYISKPVDVDKLISLMRVWLS from the coding sequence ATGGATCAAAAAAATTATAGAAAGCAAATTACCATAGGAGTGATAATTTCTTTTTCGCTTATTTTTATTTCCGCCCTATATTTTTTTATTTCTTTGCATCACATCCTTGATAATGAACGTAATATTGTTCGAATAGCCGAAAATAGATTTAATATAATTAATGAAATTAGATCAAACATAGATGATGTCAATGACATTAAACACCATTATTTCGCCAAAAGAGATCCTGCGCTGTTTATTCCTTACCAACTCGAACGAAAACAAACAGATGAGTTATTGAGAGCTATTAGTAAAGTGGACGAAATGTATGAGGTTTCACCACATGTGATCGAAACTTTGCGCAATGAAATTGTACTTTTCTACGATTTTGATAAAGATATCGCCTATGCCAAAACTAACAATGACACTTCAGCACCATACATTCACGAACAAAAAACAGCAATTTTCAATCAGATTGATATATTATCCAGGGATCTACTCGATCAAAGAGCAAATCGACTGGAAAACTCCAGAAACGATCTTCAGCTCGCACAAAACATTACTTATCTCTTCATTGCGATCGGTTTAAGTGGATTTTTCTATATTCTGGCTAAAATTTTCTCGATTTCAAAAGTGTTAAGGTCAACAGTCAAAAGTCAACAAGAATCAAACAATCGTCTTCAACTCCTGCAAGATCAGACCAATAATGATAACTGGATTTTAAATGCGATCAATCATATTGATGAACAGCTACGCGGTGATTATAGCGATAAAAAAATAGCAGCGATCAGCCTAAATGCTATTACGGATATGACGAAAGCATTGGGAGGTACAGTTTATGTTTTTGATGATACTTATCAGGAGTATCAATTATGCCATAAAATAGGAATTGCTTCCACACAGCAGGTAAAAAAGAGCATTAAGGAAAATGATGGTATTTTAGGCGAAGTAGCTAACAAACATGTTGTTGTGAAAATCAAGGATATTGATCACGCTCATCTCGTTTTAGAGACTTCTTTATCCAAAAGGATCGAGACTGAAATTTACATTATTCCATTTACTTATGAAAATCATTGTGTTGGGCTGATGGAAATCTGTTGCCCGCTGGTAAATGAAAAAGAGGAACAGTTGCGATTCAATTTCTTGGATAAAGTAAAAGGTAACATCGCTATTATTCTTAAAGTTGCGCAGACTCATGGCAAACTCGCCGATCTCTATGAAGAACTTCAACAGCAAACCGAGGAACTGGAGGCACAACAAGAAGAATTAAGGACGACTAACGAAGAATTAATCCATAAAACCCATTTACTAGAAGCTTCCGAAGAAGAGCTACGGGTACAACAGGAAGAGCTCATCCAGACGAACAATGAATTGGATGAGAAGGCAAAATTACTCTTTGCTCAAAATGAAGATCTAGAGAAAGCAAGACAGGCAATCGCTCAGAAAATAGAAGAAGTTGAATTATCAAGCAAGTATAAGTCTGAGTTCATGGCAAATATGAGTCACGAATTAAGGACTCCACTTAACAGTATTCTTATACTTGCCAAATTGTTGCAGGATAACAAAAAGGAAAACTTGAATGACGATCAGATAAAATATGCCTCCGTCATTCATAGTGCAGGTTCGGACCTCCTTCACTTGATCAATGAATTGTTGGATTTAGCAAAAATAGAATCTGGAAAAGTCGAAGTTCAAAAAGAGCATATCAACACGAATTACCTGGTCAATTATATTAAAGACTTTTTTCATGATACCGCTGAATCAAAGATCATCAAATTCAATGTCGAAATTGATGGAGATACACCGCAGGAATTTATTGGTGACGAGCATCGCATACAACAGGTGTTAAAAAATTTATTGTCCAATGCTTTTAAATTTACTGGTGAAAATGGTACCGTATCACTCAAGATAAATGTCGAGGATGGAACCATATATTTTACAGTCCAAGATAATGGTATTGGGATCGCTCCAGAAAAACAAGAACTTATCTTCGATGCCTTTAAGCAGGAAGACGGTTCCACAAGCCGCAAATATGGTGGTACAGGACTTGGCTTGTCCATATGCCGTGAAATAGCAAGTCTATTAAAGGGAAGAATCACACTAAACAGTAAAGTTGACGAAGGCAGTGTGTTTATTTTCAGTTTGCCATTAGAAGCGGACGCTCAAGATGGAAAAATCTCCGAATTACCCGTCATTGAAACAAATACAACAATTGCATATCCTCAATTAGAAGATATAACGATCGGAAAAGACCAATCAATTGACAATAGTAGAAAAAACAATAAACTGTTAATTATCGAAGACGATTTCATCTTTGCGGATATCCTCAAAGATTATGCAGTTCAAAATGGTTACGATGTCTATATTAGCTACGATGGACAGGATGGGCTCAACAAAGCACGAAACTTAATGCCTGCAGCAATCATATTAGATATTATGTTGCCAAAAATGGATGGGTGGGAGGTACTACGTAATCTTAAAAAAGCGACTTCTACAAAGGATATCCCCGTACACATGATGTCCGCAGGAACATTTCTCCATGATGAACCAATATCTGCTGGCGCTATCGGGTTTATGTCCAAACCTGTATCTGAAGAATCTCTCGCCGAAACTTTCCTGAAGATCAAAGCTTCTACAAGTCATCCTATTAAGAAAATTCTACTTGTAGAGGATCAAGAAATTCAAAGTGATTTTATCAAGCAATCTCTTGAAGAACAAAATATTCAAATATTTCAGGCATTCGATGCACAACAGGCGCTCGATCTATTGATTCAGGAAAAAATCTTCGACTGCATCATTATGGATCTAAATCTACCTGATAAATCTGGTATTGAACTGCTCAATGAGATCAAGTCGAATAGTGAATTTAAGGATCTGCCGATTATTATTAACACCGCAATGGAGTTAAATCCTGAACAAACATCAGAAATTTTGCAACATAGTCAGGCCATGGTATTAAAATCAGCCAAATCCAACAATAGATTAATTGACGAAGTCAATTTATTCTTAAATAAAATCCGAAGTAGCAAAACGGAATATCATTCATTTAATAATAGTTCATCTGTACTTGTGGAGAACAATTTAGCTTCCAAGACAGTATTGCTGGCAGATGATGATATGCGAAATATATTTGCTTTAAGTACCGCGTTCGAAAGCTATGACATGAAAATAGAGATCGCAAATAATGGTCAGGAAGCATTGGATATCTTAGCACGCAATGAGCATATCGATCTTGTTTTAATGGACATTATGATGCCCGTTATGGACGGCTATGAAGCTATCGAAAAAATAAGGGAGAACAAGAAGTTTTCGAATCTTCCCATTATCGCTGTTACAGCAAAAGCTATGAAAGGTGACCGGGAAAAGACAATCGCAGTAGGAGCAAACGATTATATTAGCAAACCAGTTGATGTGGATAAATTGATATCTTTAATGCGTGTATGGTTGAGTTAA
- a CDS encoding response regulator, whose translation MKKINILIVDDKIENIISLTALLEDIEYVNIISSTDPNEALKICWKEEIDLALVDVQMPEINGFEFVTFLKKNPKTNHIIPIMVTAISKEDKYLIQGLNSGAVDYLYKPLNPEATIAKVKSFVQQLLIQQEIKEKNIALEESKQAILKAKEEAELARKSKETFLANMSHEIRTPINGIMGITQMLKNSQLSLEQENWINKLDSASQNLLTIINDILDLSKVDSGMMKLNMESTSVHDITDDLNNLFIDKANYKGLNFYIDVDDRINSYFLTDPLRLKQILTNFISNSFKFTSTGSVILKIQLLTESDLQIGLQFQVIDTGIGIVEEALEKIFIAFEQGEDSITKKFGGTGLGLAIVKRIAALLNGKVFASSEYGKGSIFSFECAFDKIEDKPLEKETQVLYTELPKFNSPMILIAEDNELNSFMLANILKSWNCEITLATNGQLALEEINRKKIDLVFMDAHMPLMSGFEAIKEIRRHPNPTIANMPIISISASVLKAEQQEAMDAGANEVVGKPFDPIKLYKTIDALLSKLK comes from the coding sequence ATGAAGAAGATTAATATATTGATCGTCGATGATAAAATTGAAAATATTATCAGTCTCACAGCTCTGCTGGAGGATATCGAATATGTAAATATAATTAGTAGTACGGATCCCAACGAAGCCTTAAAAATCTGTTGGAAAGAGGAAATAGATCTTGCCTTAGTCGATGTACAGATGCCCGAAATCAATGGATTCGAATTTGTTACTTTTTTGAAGAAAAACCCAAAAACGAATCACATTATTCCGATCATGGTAACGGCTATTTCGAAAGAGGATAAGTACCTTATTCAAGGACTTAACAGTGGAGCTGTAGACTACCTATATAAACCTCTTAACCCAGAAGCTACCATAGCAAAAGTCAAATCCTTTGTTCAGCAACTTTTGATACAACAGGAAATTAAAGAGAAAAATATCGCTTTAGAAGAATCGAAGCAAGCGATTCTTAAAGCGAAAGAGGAAGCTGAATTAGCAAGAAAATCAAAGGAAACTTTCTTAGCTAATATGAGCCATGAAATCCGTACCCCTATCAATGGCATTATGGGGATTACCCAAATGTTAAAAAACTCACAGCTTAGTCTCGAACAAGAAAACTGGATCAATAAACTCGATTCAGCATCTCAGAACCTACTAACAATTATCAATGATATATTAGACTTGTCCAAGGTCGATTCTGGCATGATGAAACTTAACATGGAATCCACTTCGGTACATGATATTACAGATGATTTGAATAATCTATTTATTGATAAGGCAAATTATAAGGGATTAAATTTTTATATAGATGTGGACGACCGGATAAACAGTTATTTTTTAACTGATCCACTTCGTTTAAAACAGATTCTAACAAACTTTATCTCCAATAGTTTCAAATTTACCTCAACGGGCTCAGTCATTTTAAAAATTCAACTTCTAACAGAAAGTGATTTGCAAATTGGTTTGCAGTTTCAAGTCATAGACACAGGCATCGGCATCGTCGAAGAAGCTTTGGAAAAAATATTCATTGCTTTTGAGCAAGGGGAAGACAGTATCACAAAAAAATTTGGTGGTACAGGTTTGGGTTTAGCAATTGTAAAACGTATCGCTGCCCTTCTCAATGGAAAAGTATTCGCATCAAGCGAATATGGTAAAGGAAGCATATTTTCTTTTGAATGTGCCTTTGACAAAATAGAAGATAAACCCCTAGAAAAAGAAACACAAGTGCTTTATACCGAGTTACCGAAATTTAATTCGCCGATGATCCTTATTGCCGAAGACAACGAATTAAACAGTTTTATGTTAGCGAATATTCTGAAAAGTTGGAACTGCGAAATTACACTGGCAACAAATGGACAGCTTGCATTAGAGGAAATAAACAGAAAAAAAATAGATTTGGTATTTATGGACGCACATATGCCCCTTATGAGTGGTTTCGAAGCAATTAAAGAAATACGTCGCCATCCTAATCCAACAATTGCGAATATGCCCATCATATCCATTTCGGCTTCGGTTTTAAAGGCCGAACAACAAGAAGCTATGGATGCAGGTGCAAACGAAGTCGTTGGGAAACCATTTGATCCTATCAAATTATATAAAACAATTGATGCTTTATTGTCAAAATTGAAATGA